In Arachis hypogaea cultivar Tifrunner chromosome 17, arahy.Tifrunner.gnm2.J5K5, whole genome shotgun sequence, a single window of DNA contains:
- the LOC112765424 gene encoding uncharacterized protein isoform X1, which produces MTPKPFNFPAKRRTGLLLLTAAVAATAAAAQASNTHELSSLSAGKLGAEVHGLVRTARAVSAVASTVVDYEFSLRGLRKDSDQYRHSISEVHLRSAKRFLKLCEVNKGFYVKAGQFVAAQRVLPKEYSSTLSALQDQVAPLPFKVIKGVLKDNLGPDFTEMFESLDEEPIAAASIAQVHHAVLKSDQEVAIKVQYPWVQQQMTFDTRTMYFLSKTIAWLYPQYRFEWLPLAFADSMAAELDFIHEARNSERAAKNLRNNKLIRVPHVFWDLTSRQVLTMQFYTGRKIDDLDFLNQLGVEPEKVDLSQFTTMVAKSLIELFAEMIFVHGYIHGDPHPGNILVSPEGSNGFSLVLLDHAVYRELDEEFRKDFCQLWEALILKDLNKTLRLGERFGAGKYSRYLPIIFTGTPVESKHAFGISTAEKETMINELKSLLFDDLSSFMETLPPDFIAIMRIDGMIRSIIRKMGVSRVTRLLTYTKYAVYGLLCSKLDVESSRSPMKSYFAVEAAFLSFIATLKYVLILIKVLIGSIDSTPWRQKVNNVLNYMHSKISSEFWGIVVHPVFLLLWIRPNVLF; this is translated from the exons ATGACGCCTAAACCCTTCAATTTTCCCGCCAAACGCCGAACCGGCCTTCTCCTACTAACAGCAGCCGTTGCCGCCACCGCCGCCGCCGCCCAAGCTTCGAACACTCACGAGCTCTCCTCTCTCTCTGCAGGAAAACTTGGAGCAGAAGTGCACGGCCTCGTCCGCACTGCACGTGCCGTCTCTGCG GTAGCTTCTACTGTTGTTGATTACGAGTTCTCGTTGCGCGGCCTCCGAAAGGACTCCGATCAGTACCGTCACTCGATTTCCGAG GTTCATCTACGGTCTGCCAAGAGGTTTTTGAAGTTATGCGAAGTGAACAAAGGGTTTTATGTGAAGGCTGGGCAGTTTGTTGCTGCTCAGAGAGTGCTTCCGAAAGAGTACTCGTCAACTTTGTCCGCACTGCAGGACCAG GTTGCTCCTCTTCCTTTTAAAGTTATCAAGGGAGTGTTGAAGGATAATTTGGGACCAGATTTCACTGAGAT GTttgagtcattggatgaagaaCCTATAGCTGCCGCATCTATTGCACAAGTTCACCATGCGGTGCTGAAAAGTGATCAGGAAGTAGCAATCAAG GTGCAATATCCTTGGGTACAGCAGCAGATGACTTTTGACACAAGAACAATGTATTTCCTATCTAAAACTATTGCATGG TTATACCCACAGTACAGGTTTGAGTGGCTACCATTGGCATTTGCGGACTCCATGGCTGCAGAACTTG ATTTTATTCATGAGGCAAGGAATTCTGAGAGAGCAGCCAAAAACTTGAGAAACAACAAACTGATCAGGGTTCCTCATGTATTCTGG GATTTGACTAGCAGGCAAGTCCTAACAATGCAGTTTTATACAGGGCGAAAG ATTGATGATTTAGACTTTCTGAACCAGCTTGGAGTAGAACCAGAAAAGGTTGATTTATCACAATTCACAACTATG GTAGCAAAATCATTGATTGAACTATTTGCTGAAATGATATTTGTGCATGGTTATATACATGGTGATCCACACCCTGGTAATATATTAGTTTCTCCTGAAGGTTCCAATGGCTTCTCTTTGG TTCTTTTAGATCATGCAGTCTACAGGGAATTGGATGAGGAATTTAGAAAAGACTTTTGTCAGTTATGGGAAGCTTTGATTCTTAAAGACTTGAATAAAACATTGAGGCTTGGTGAACGATTTGGTGCTGGGAAGTATTCTAGATATCTGCCCATCATTTTCACTGGAACGCCTGTTGAAAG CAAACATGCTTTTGGAATATCAACTGCAGAAAAAGAGACCATGATAAACGAGTTGAAGTCTCTCTTATTTGATGACTTATCTTCATTCATGGAGACCCTGCCTCCAGATTTTATTGCGATAATGCGCATAGA cGGAATGATAAGATCTATCATTAGAAAGATGGGTGTATCTCGGGTCACCAGGTTGCTAACTTACACCAAATATGCAGTATATGGTCTTCTCTGTTCAAAGTTGGATGTAGAATCATCTAGAAGTCCCATGAAATCTT ACTTTGCTGTGGAAGCTGCTTTTCTCAGTTTCATAGCAACCTTAAAATATGTTCTCATCCTAATAAAGGTTCTTATCG GGAGCATTGACAGTACCCCATGGCGCCAGAAGGTGAATAATGTTTTGAATTACATGCATAGCAAGATTAGTAGTGAGTTTTGGGGCATTGTGGTGCATCCTGTTTTTCTTCTATTATGGATCCGTCCTAATGTATTATTTTAA
- the LOC112765424 gene encoding uncharacterized protein isoform X2 yields MTPKPFNFPAKRRTGLLLLTAAVAATAAAAQASNTHELSSLSAGKLGAEVHGLVRTARAVSAVASTVVDYEFSLRGLRKDSDQYRHSISEVHLRSAKRFLKLCEVNKGFYVKAGQFVAAQRVLPKEYSSTLSALQDQVAPLPFKVIKGVLKDNLGPDFTEMFESLDEEPIAAASIAQVHHAVLKSDQEVAIKVQYPWVQQQMTFDTRTMYFLSKTIAWLYPQYRFEWLPLAFADSMAAELDFIHEARNSERAAKNLRNNKLIRVPHVFWDLTSRQVLTMQFYTGRKIDDLDFLNQLGVEPEKVAKSLIELFAEMIFVHGYIHGDPHPGNILVSPEGSNGFSLVLLDHAVYRELDEEFRKDFCQLWEALILKDLNKTLRLGERFGAGKYSRYLPIIFTGTPVESKHAFGISTAEKETMINELKSLLFDDLSSFMETLPPDFIAIMRIDGMIRSIIRKMGVSRVTRLLTYTKYAVYGLLCSKLDVESSRSPMKSYFAVEAAFLSFIATLKYVLILIKVLIGSIDSTPWRQKVNNVLNYMHSKISSEFWGIVVHPVFLLLWIRPNVLF; encoded by the exons ATGACGCCTAAACCCTTCAATTTTCCCGCCAAACGCCGAACCGGCCTTCTCCTACTAACAGCAGCCGTTGCCGCCACCGCCGCCGCCGCCCAAGCTTCGAACACTCACGAGCTCTCCTCTCTCTCTGCAGGAAAACTTGGAGCAGAAGTGCACGGCCTCGTCCGCACTGCACGTGCCGTCTCTGCG GTAGCTTCTACTGTTGTTGATTACGAGTTCTCGTTGCGCGGCCTCCGAAAGGACTCCGATCAGTACCGTCACTCGATTTCCGAG GTTCATCTACGGTCTGCCAAGAGGTTTTTGAAGTTATGCGAAGTGAACAAAGGGTTTTATGTGAAGGCTGGGCAGTTTGTTGCTGCTCAGAGAGTGCTTCCGAAAGAGTACTCGTCAACTTTGTCCGCACTGCAGGACCAG GTTGCTCCTCTTCCTTTTAAAGTTATCAAGGGAGTGTTGAAGGATAATTTGGGACCAGATTTCACTGAGAT GTttgagtcattggatgaagaaCCTATAGCTGCCGCATCTATTGCACAAGTTCACCATGCGGTGCTGAAAAGTGATCAGGAAGTAGCAATCAAG GTGCAATATCCTTGGGTACAGCAGCAGATGACTTTTGACACAAGAACAATGTATTTCCTATCTAAAACTATTGCATGG TTATACCCACAGTACAGGTTTGAGTGGCTACCATTGGCATTTGCGGACTCCATGGCTGCAGAACTTG ATTTTATTCATGAGGCAAGGAATTCTGAGAGAGCAGCCAAAAACTTGAGAAACAACAAACTGATCAGGGTTCCTCATGTATTCTGG GATTTGACTAGCAGGCAAGTCCTAACAATGCAGTTTTATACAGGGCGAAAG ATTGATGATTTAGACTTTCTGAACCAGCTTGGAGTAGAACCAGAAAAG GTAGCAAAATCATTGATTGAACTATTTGCTGAAATGATATTTGTGCATGGTTATATACATGGTGATCCACACCCTGGTAATATATTAGTTTCTCCTGAAGGTTCCAATGGCTTCTCTTTGG TTCTTTTAGATCATGCAGTCTACAGGGAATTGGATGAGGAATTTAGAAAAGACTTTTGTCAGTTATGGGAAGCTTTGATTCTTAAAGACTTGAATAAAACATTGAGGCTTGGTGAACGATTTGGTGCTGGGAAGTATTCTAGATATCTGCCCATCATTTTCACTGGAACGCCTGTTGAAAG CAAACATGCTTTTGGAATATCAACTGCAGAAAAAGAGACCATGATAAACGAGTTGAAGTCTCTCTTATTTGATGACTTATCTTCATTCATGGAGACCCTGCCTCCAGATTTTATTGCGATAATGCGCATAGA cGGAATGATAAGATCTATCATTAGAAAGATGGGTGTATCTCGGGTCACCAGGTTGCTAACTTACACCAAATATGCAGTATATGGTCTTCTCTGTTCAAAGTTGGATGTAGAATCATCTAGAAGTCCCATGAAATCTT ACTTTGCTGTGGAAGCTGCTTTTCTCAGTTTCATAGCAACCTTAAAATATGTTCTCATCCTAATAAAGGTTCTTATCG GGAGCATTGACAGTACCCCATGGCGCCAGAAGGTGAATAATGTTTTGAATTACATGCATAGCAAGATTAGTAGTGAGTTTTGGGGCATTGTGGTGCATCCTGTTTTTCTTCTATTATGGATCCGTCCTAATGTATTATTTTAA